From the Nostoc sp. PCC 7107 genome, the window GTCTATTTATCTAAACTTAGTGAAGTTTCGATATAGGAAACATAATTGAAATAAATGTTGATAAAAAATTCATATATTTAAGCAATATATCTCCTTAAATATGCGAGTAAAGCATCTTTCGCTAAAGGTTCGCAACCGCAATAAAATCAGTACTTTTGCTCTTTAAATACTATCTATTTTTCTTTTAATATTGCTGATAGTTGCGTTATCTTGCTTCCTAAACAAGTCTCATAATTATTATATTAGTGTGCATCTATCGGTTGAAGTTTTAGTTGCTTTTTAGATGAGTTTTATTAAGTAATTGCTTTGAAAATAGCGACATGGTGATGTATTTATCATGAAAATAAAACTCAGAATTTTGGCTCATAGCATAACGCAACGTACACCAGCTTTAAGTTCCAACACTACACCACTGCAATGAACCAATATAGTTGTCCTCTCCTAGCGCTACTGTTAAGTGTAGTCTCTAGTTTCATCTGCATTCCATGTCATGCTCAAGTTACTACAGAAGCAAAATCTGAGTTAGATAACAATAATCCACCAGAGAAAACATCATTTAATAACAAAGAGGTATTACCTGTAAACAATGCAGATGACTCTGCAACTGTCAAATCAACTGTTATCTCCGATAATTCGGAAACTACAGCTGCTGTAACTGGTAATCAAGCTAATTCTCAACCGACATTTCGCGTTCCTATCAACAGTAGAATTTTTGCTTCACCTTCGATGCAACAGTAAAATCAGCTTTTATTTTCTTAAAATTGAAAAACTCAGATCCCTGAATTCTTTGAGAAGTCGGGGATCTATTTATTTACGAATTATTTATGAATGCTGTAGCAGAACTTGTTCATAACGTTTTCCTGCAATATCCCATGTAAATTCTGTTTCGACTAATTGTCTACCGTAATCAGACAATTCTGAACGCAGTTGAGGGTTATCAAACAGCTTGCTAATTGCTGTGACATACTCTGCTGGTGTATTGGCTCTAAAAGCGCGTAATGGTTGTTCTACAATATCTACAGCTAATCCTTCCAAACCGCGATCGCTCGCTACTACGGGTATACCAGCGGCCATTGCTTCTAAGGTTTTATTTTTAATCCCAAAACCAGTTCTCAGCGGGACTACACAAACCGTAGACTGATGCAAATATTCTGACATTGAAGCCACACGACCGGTCACAATCACGCCGGGAAGATTTTTCAACTCTAAAACTTCTGGTGTGGGTCTAGCACCAACAATACTAAATGTGGTGTCTGGATAATGGGTTTGTAATTTTGGTAAAACTTCCACAGCAAAAAAACGTGCTGCATCTATATTATGTGAAGCATCCATCGCACCGACAAAGATTAGTTTATGTCCACCTGGATCTTGATGACGACAGGGAAACAATTCTAAATCGACACCGTTGGGAATAACTTTGATTTCTAATTCAGGACGCAGTTTGAGAAATTCTTGGCGATCGTCTTCTGTAGTCACCACAATATTAGAAAATTTATTGCAGTAACGCTGTTCGTAGCGTTTGAGAACCAGAGACAAATAAAGGCGATCACGCAGTGCATTTTGCGCCGCACCCATTTCTAAATGATCCCGAATCCATCCATATACGGAACTGTGGACATCAACCACCGTATTTACACGGTGACGGTACTCTGGCTGAATATAAATTTCATTGACACTATGTTCACAAGTAATCACATCAC encodes:
- a CDS encoding glycosyltransferase family 4 protein codes for the protein MRILMLSSTFPYPPSRGGTEIRTFNLLRYLQYNHDVTLITQNNKETTLAEIEELRKYVGELLVFPLPPQPQEKHAIARLFGKTVRFLESVLKATPPNVLHRYSPEIQACVDEYVRAGKCDVITCEHSVNEIYIQPEYRHRVNTVVDVHSSVYGWIRDHLEMGAAQNALRDRLYLSLVLKRYEQRYCNKFSNIVVTTEDDRQEFLKLRPELEIKVIPNGVDLELFPCRHQDPGGHKLIFVGAMDASHNIDAARFFAVEVLPKLQTHYPDTTFSIVGARPTPEVLELKNLPGVIVTGRVASMSEYLHQSTVCVVPLRTGFGIKNKTLEAMAAGIPVVASDRGLEGLAVDIVEQPLRAFRANTPAEYVTAISKLFDNPQLRSELSDYGRQLVETEFTWDIAGKRYEQVLLQHS